The Paenibacillus beijingensis nucleotide sequence ATAACGGCGGCGAGTTAAGGGGGGCGTTGACTACTGGATGCAAAAGGGATTCGCGGCTGGGTCATGTACGACTTTGCAAATTCGGCTTTTGCCACGACGATGATGGCGGCCGTCATGCCGATCTATTATAAAACGGTGGCGGGCAGCGGGCTTGCGGGAAACACGGCCGAAAACTATTGGGGGTTCACGCAGAGCATCGCAATGCTGCTGGTGGCGGTTATGTCGCCGCTGGCGGGAGCGATTGCCGACGCTTCCGGATCCAAGCTGAAATTTTTAGGTTTTTTCACCGTTCTTGGCGCTGCGGCCAGCGCGCTGATGGCGCTTGTCGGCAATGGCGATTGGCTGCTTGCCTCCGTCTTGGTCGTGCTCGGGACAATCGGGTTTACGACGGGCGGAACGTTCTACGACGCGCTGCTTGCCGACGGCGTACCGGAGGAGAGACGTCATCTCGTCAGCGCTCAAGGCTATGCGATGGGATACATCGGAGGCGGCCTGCTGCTTGCAATTAACATCGCGATGATTGAAGGATGGTCCTTTCTCGGTTTTCAGGACAAAACGTCCGCCACGCAGGCGGCATTCGTGACGGTTGGAGTTTGGTGGCTCCTGTTTTCGCTGCCGATTTTGCGGTGGGTGAAGGAGCAGCCGGTGCCGCATGTTAGCCGCACTCGGACCGTCGCCGTTCGCGAAGGTTTGGCCAGGCTTGTGCGGACCGTTCGCAGTTTGAAGGCTTATCCGGAACTGCTGAAGTATATGGCCGCATTCTGGTTTTTTAACGACGGAATCAGCACCGTCATCGTGATGGCGACGATATACGGCAGCGGCATCGGAATCGGTCAGACGGACCTCATATTGGCGCTGCTGATTACGCAGTTTATCGGGTTCCCGAGCACGCTGCTATTCGGCCGGCTCGCGGTGCGCTTCGGGGCGCGCAGAATGCTGCAGTTTTCCTTGACGCTGTATGTCATCATCGTCATACTGGGCTTCCTGATGACAACGGCGCTTCACTTTTATGCGCTTGCGTTTCTCGTTGGATTGGTGCAGGGTGGAAGCCAGGCGGTGGCGCGCTCGCTGTACGCCGGTCTTCTGCCGCCTGCCCGTACGGCGGAGTTCTTCGGATTTCTCGCGTTGTCGAGCAAGTTTTCTTCCATACTCGGGCCGCTCGTCTTCTCGGTCGTAGGGACGATTACCGGTTCCAGCCGCTGGTCGATCCTGTCATTGATCGCTTTCTTCGTGATCGGCATCATTATTCTGGCTACGGTCGATTTCGCCAAGGGAAGCCGCGAAGCTGCCGGAACAACCTCATAGCATTCGACAGCGCCGGCGGGACGTTTACCCCTTCCGGCGCTTCGATTTGTTTCGTTACCCCCGCCGGAAAATCTCCGGCCCGTTCATGGCGGACAGCTTGCCGCAATTAAATGTTGCGCTCGGGCAAAAAACATGCGTATAATCTAAAATATAAACAAGGGGCAAAATAATTAATAAAACTCAATTTTTTTGTCCTGGACAAAACATTCGGCGGAAGGAAGGATCGAGGGATGCGTAAAAAGTCCGGAATTCGAAATTTGTTGACCCGTTTGCCGATTGCTGCGGCATTATTGCTGCTCGCCGCAGCGGTCAGCGCCTGCGGAAGCAATACGGCCGGTGAGGGCGGCGCCGCAAACGGAGCGAAAGTAAGCGCAGTAGCAACAACCGGAATGATTGCCGATATTGTGCGTGAAGTCGGCGGCGAATACGTGGAGACGGTCGGAATTATGAAAGCGGGGGTCGATCCCCACTTGTACAAAGCGTCCGAAGGCGATATCGGCAAGCTGGACCGGGCGGACATTATTTTTTATAACGGTTTGCACCTGGAAGGGAAAATGCAGGAGATATTGGAGAAGATGGCCCGGGATAAACCGACGGTGGCCGTTTCCCGGGATATTAAGGAAAATGAACTGCGCGCAGGCGATCCTGCGGCCGGCACGCAGCACGATCCCCACATCTGGTTTAACGTGAAGCATTGGATGTCGGCGACGGAGGTGGTGGCAGGCGAACTGTCGAAGCTCGACCCGGAACATGCCGAGGCTTACAATGCGAATGCCGATGCCTATTTACAGCAGCTTCGGGAGCTGGACGATTATGTGCGGAAGACGATCGCTTCGATCCCCGAATCGCAGCGGGTGCTCGTTACGGCTCATGACGCTTTCGGTTACTTCGGCGATGCCTACGGAATTAAAGTGATGGGGCTTCAAGGGATCAGCACCGCTTCGGAGGCGGGTTCCAAAGATGTGACCGAGCTGCGCGACTACCTTGTCGCAAACAAAATTAAAGCGGTATTTATCGAATCCAGCGTGCCGCGCAAGGCGATCGATGCCGTCATTGAGGGCGCGCGGGAGATGGGGCATGAAATTGTAATCGGCGGTCAGCTGTATTCGGATGCGATGGGCGAGGAAGGAACCGAGGAAGGAACTTATATCGGGATGGTCCGATATAATGTCGATACGATTGCGGGTGCATTAAAATAAACGAGGAGGGAAAAAAATGAGCTTTTCACCGCTTGTTGTTCGGGATTTGTCAGCCGCCTATCAGAAGAAGCCGGTGCTGCGCCACGTTTCGTTCGAGGCGCCGGAAGGAAAGCTGATCGGCATCGTCGGACCGAACGGGGCCGGGAAGTCGACGCTGATTAAGGCGTCGCTCGGACTCATTCCACGGCTGACGGGCGAGGTGCTCGTTTACGGCAAGCCGTATAAAGAGCAGCTGCACCGGGTCGGTTATGTCCCGCAGCGCGAATCGGTCGACTGGGATTTTCCGACGAACGCGATTGATGTTGTGACGATGGGAATGTACGGCCGGCTTGGATGGTTCAAGCGTCCGGGCGCGCAGGAGAAGCGGACGGCGATGGAATGTCTGGATAAGGTCGGGATGGCGGACTACGCCGGCCGCCAGATCAGCCAGCTGTCGGGAGGCCAGCAGCAGCGCGTTTTTCTTGCCAGGGCGCTCGCCCAGAACGCGGAGCTCTATTTCATGGATGAGCCGTTCGTCGGCGTCGACGCCGCGACCGAAAAAGCGATTATTACGCTGCTTACCGACTTGAAGAAGCAAGGGAAAACGGTGCTCGTCGTCCATCACGATTTGTCCACCGTAACCGAGTATTTCGACTGGGTTATGCTGCTCAATGTTGAGCTGACGGCTTTCGGTCCGACCGAAGACGTATTTACGAAATCCAACCTGCTGCGCACGTACGGCGGCCGACTGGCCTTATTGGAACGAGAAGAACAGTTCCCGCTCATTTACGGTGAGGGGTGAGCAAAGCGATGACGGATTTCTTTCGTATTTTTACAGATCCGAACGTGCAGTGGATTTTGCTTGGATGCATGCTGCTTGGGCTAAGCAGCGGGGTGATCGGCAGCTTTGCGTATTTGCGGAAGCAGTCGCTGATGGGCGATGCGCTTGCCCATGCCGCGCTGCCGGGCGTCTGTCTCGCCTTTCTGATCACCGGCTCGAAATCGATCGCAGCGTTTATGATCGGAGCCGCCGTCGCCGGCGTTCTCGCCACCGTATCGATCGGGGTGATGACCCGGTATTCACGGATTAAGCAGGATTCGGCGATTGCGGCGGTCCTGTCCGTCTTTTTCGGATTCGGCATTATGCTGCTCACGGAAATCCAGCACAGCGGGGCGGGCAATCAAAGCGGTCTTGATAAATTCCTGTTCGGTCAGGCGGCCGCTATGGTCCTGTCCGACGTCTACGCCATGATCGTCATTTCAGTCGTGCTGATCGGAATGTGCACGCTGTTTTTCAAAGAATTCAAGCTGCTCAGCTTCGACCCCGGATTTGCGCGCGGTCTCGGTCTTCCGGTTAAATGGCTGGACCAGCTGATGATGCTGCTTATCGTAGCCGCCGTAGTGGTCGGCATTCAGGCCGTAGGCGTCGTGCTGATGGCGGCGCTGCTCATTACGCCCGCCGTCACCGCCCGCTATTGGACGGAAAAGCTTGGCGTCATGGTTGTCTTGTCGGGCGTCTTCGGCGCGGTTTCCGGGTTTCTCGGCACCGTGCTCAGCGCTCTGGGCGCCAATCTGCCGACCGGACCGTTAACCGTACTTTGCGCCACCGTTCTGTTCGGCGTCAGCGTGCTTGCCGCTCCCCGCAGGGGAATCGTTCCGAAGCTGCTCATTCGCGCTTCCGCCAGAAGAAGGCTGCTGGACGGGAAGCGAATGCGGGAAGGGAAGGAGAGGGCGATATGAACACCTTTTACATTATTTTAACGGGAATGCTCGTCGCGGGAGCGTGCAGTATGATCGGCTGCTTCCTGGTGCTGCGCAAAATGGCCATGATCGGGGACGCGATCAGCCATGCGGTGCTTCCCGGTATTGTTATCGCCTTCCTGGCAAGCGGATCGAGGGATTCGATCGTCATGATGCTCGGAGCGTCCGTACTCGGTCTGCTGACCGTCTTTCTGATTCAGCTGTTCAAACAGTCCGGCGTTCAAACGGAAGCGTCCATCGGCGTCGTATTTACCGCATTGTTCGCGGTCGGCATTTTGCTGATCAGTATGTACGCCTCCAATATCGATTTGGATCTCGACTGCGTCCTCTACGGGGAAATCGCGTATGTGCCTTGGAACACGGTTACGATTGCGGGCTTCGATATCGGTCCGAAAGCGTTATGGCTGGTCGGTTCGATGTTTGTCATCAATCTGATTACGATCGGAATGCTGTTCAAGCAATTCAAAATTTGTTCGTTTGATCCCGCGCTTGCCGCCGCGGTCGGCATTCCGGTCGCCTTCTTTCATTACTTGCTGATGAGCCTCGTCTCGCTGACGACCGTTGCCTCGTTCGAGAGCGTCGGCGCCATTCTCGTCGTCGGCATGCTTGTCGTTCCACCCCTTACCGCTTACCTGTTGACCGAAAGGCTGTCGGCCATGATTGCGATCAGCGTCATTGCCGGCATGCTGAGCGCGGTCAGCGGCTACTATATTGCGAAGCTGCTTGACGCCTCCATCGCGGCGAGCATGATTACGGCAGCGGGGGGACTGCTGCTGCTGGCGTTTCTGTTCTCGCCGCGGCACGGTGTGATCGGGAAGAAGCTGAGGCAAAAAAGAGCGCTGACGCATACGGCGGCGGAGCATGGATAATGTTCGTTGAAAAAGAGCAATAGCGGCGGATTAGGACTCGAAAATAAAGTCTTAATCCGCCGCTTTTGCGGCTGTTTTGGATAATCTAAAACAAAAACTGAATCAAAAACATATAGACAAGAGTTCCGCTTGCAATTGACAAAAACATATTTCGCTTCCACATATGGAGCAAAGCAACTAGAACAATAGAAATCAGTTCGGGTACTCCATGGTTACCGGATAAAAATCTGACATCTTTGATACTATAAACAACAAGTAACCCTAGTGCCGCGGAGGGCAATACTTTGCCGAGATACCGCACATAAGCTGGTGTGGGTCGGCCTGACGGAAAAACAATAAATGGAATAAATCTTTGAAAGAAAATCTAAGTTGACAATGCCGAAGTTTAAACAGGACCGAACAACCCGATATCAAATTCAAAGCCTGCATCCGCAAAGGACGCAGGCTTTTGTTTTTGTTCACAGCCAGTCTTTTTTCTTAAACAGGTACAACATCCCGGAGCCGAGCAGCAGCATGAACGCGTTCAAGATATAAAAGCCTTGAGCGCTGTGCAGGCCGGGAATGATATCGAAGTTCATCCCGTAAATGCCGGTGATAAGCGTCAGCGGCATGAAGATCGTTGTCAGCGCGGTGAAGATGCGCATGATTTCGTTCGCGCGGTTGGAAAGGCTCGACTGGTACGCCTCGCGCAAGTTCGCCATCAGATCGCGGTACGTGTCGAACGTCTCGGTAATTTTCACGGCGTTTTCATAGATGTCGCTGAAATATTTTTGCAATTGGTCGTCGATGAGCGGCAGAGTCTTCTTGTTGAGCGTGGCGATGACGTCGCGCTGCGGGCCGAGCACTTTTTTCAGCCACAAAATTTCGCTTCGCAGACCGATAATTTCGTTCAGATGCGATTTTTTCGTATGCATCAAAATGTCTTCTTCCAGCCGCTCAATCCTCACTTCGATCCGGTCGCCGACCAGAAAGTAATTGTCCACGACAAGGTCGACCAGGTGGTACAGAAACCGGTCCGGCCGGTTCACTTCCTGCTCCCAGAGGACGGGCTTCAAGCTGCGCAACTCGTTTATTTTCTGCTTGGTCACTGTAATAATAAAGTGGCGTCCGAGAAAGATGTTCAGCGCACGCAGAAAAATTTCCTCGTCGTCGAAGCGGATGCTGTTAATAACGATAAAATAATGGCCTTCATAAACTTCGATCTTCGGACGCTGCTCCTCCTCGCTCAGGCAGTCCTCCACAGCCAGGTCGTGCATGTGAAAGAGCGGCTGCAGCAGCGCAAGATCGTCGATGTCGGCGTCGATCCAGTAGAAGCCGTTAAGCGGCGGGACAAGCGTTTCATTAATATCCTCGACAGGCGTAAAGACGCCGTTCTTTACCATGCGAATTTTCATATACTCTCTCCTCCCTTTCTTGCCGTCATGATGCCTTTAAGACAGCATGATGAACACGCCGGAGCCGCTGCCGGTTCCGGATAGAGGAAGAGTCTCCCGTGAAACTTACAGGAGTCAACGTCCGCGGAAGGCAGTCTCCGACTTATTGTCTGTTGATTGAGCGCATTGCATTCGATCGTTGCCATCGGGCTTCGGTAAGTCGCCTTCCATGAGCGTTAACACTCCCTTATCGTCAAATGTCGGAATAATCCTCGTCTAGTATACTCCTTGCGCCGCAGGTGATACAAGCGGAAAAAGCTTGAGAAGAGGGGCTGTTCGAATACGTGAACGATCAAGTGATCGAGATTATGGCGGTCGCTAAAATTGTGGCGGGAGATGGATGCCGGTGCTTGGAGATGTATGTAGACGCGGCAATCGTATACCGGGTCATCTGTACGGTATTCGAAAAGCAGTTTGCGGCGCTTGAAAACAGGGCGGGCAGGCATAAAAAAATTTTTTTTAATGTGATTCAACATCATTTAAGGTGGTTAACTAGTAATCAGACCCCCCTATAATATATATGGTTTGGGACCTCCGATTGTCGGAGGTCCGCTTTTTTTTGTGCGCGGCGGCGCATCAATTGCCGGTATCCGTGCCTGCGCTCTAGCATAAAGCGAAAATGATTTGAAAATTCGGGATGATGCACGGCGAGAGGAACGGATAGCAGTACCCGATTACAAAGCCGAAAAAGTTCGTTACCGGAAACATGAGGAAGACGTCGGTAAAGGTGAATACGAGCGACCACCTGTTATAACAGTAGCGGGGCAGGATGCGTTCATCCGGCTCTCGTTGAACTCCGGCCCCTATTCCAGCTCCCG carries:
- a CDS encoding MFS transporter; its protein translation is MYDFANSAFATTMMAAVMPIYYKTVAGSGLAGNTAENYWGFTQSIAMLLVAVMSPLAGAIADASGSKLKFLGFFTVLGAAASALMALVGNGDWLLASVLVVLGTIGFTTGGTFYDALLADGVPEERRHLVSAQGYAMGYIGGGLLLAINIAMIEGWSFLGFQDKTSATQAAFVTVGVWWLLFSLPILRWVKEQPVPHVSRTRTVAVREGLARLVRTVRSLKAYPELLKYMAAFWFFNDGISTVIVMATIYGSGIGIGQTDLILALLITQFIGFPSTLLFGRLAVRFGARRMLQFSLTLYVIIVILGFLMTTALHFYALAFLVGLVQGGSQAVARSLYAGLLPPARTAEFFGFLALSSKFSSILGPLVFSVVGTITGSSRWSILSLIAFFVIGIIILATVDFAKGSREAAGTTS
- a CDS encoding metal ABC transporter solute-binding protein, Zn/Mn family; protein product: MRKKSGIRNLLTRLPIAAALLLLAAAVSACGSNTAGEGGAANGAKVSAVATTGMIADIVREVGGEYVETVGIMKAGVDPHLYKASEGDIGKLDRADIIFYNGLHLEGKMQEILEKMARDKPTVAVSRDIKENELRAGDPAAGTQHDPHIWFNVKHWMSATEVVAGELSKLDPEHAEAYNANADAYLQQLRELDDYVRKTIASIPESQRVLVTAHDAFGYFGDAYGIKVMGLQGISTASEAGSKDVTELRDYLVANKIKAVFIESSVPRKAIDAVIEGAREMGHEIVIGGQLYSDAMGEEGTEEGTYIGMVRYNVDTIAGALK
- a CDS encoding metal ABC transporter ATP-binding protein codes for the protein MSFSPLVVRDLSAAYQKKPVLRHVSFEAPEGKLIGIVGPNGAGKSTLIKASLGLIPRLTGEVLVYGKPYKEQLHRVGYVPQRESVDWDFPTNAIDVVTMGMYGRLGWFKRPGAQEKRTAMECLDKVGMADYAGRQISQLSGGQQQRVFLARALAQNAELYFMDEPFVGVDAATEKAIITLLTDLKKQGKTVLVVHHDLSTVTEYFDWVMLLNVELTAFGPTEDVFTKSNLLRTYGGRLALLEREEQFPLIYGEG
- a CDS encoding metal ABC transporter permease, producing the protein MTDFFRIFTDPNVQWILLGCMLLGLSSGVIGSFAYLRKQSLMGDALAHAALPGVCLAFLITGSKSIAAFMIGAAVAGVLATVSIGVMTRYSRIKQDSAIAAVLSVFFGFGIMLLTEIQHSGAGNQSGLDKFLFGQAAAMVLSDVYAMIVISVVLIGMCTLFFKEFKLLSFDPGFARGLGLPVKWLDQLMMLLIVAAVVVGIQAVGVVLMAALLITPAVTARYWTEKLGVMVVLSGVFGAVSGFLGTVLSALGANLPTGPLTVLCATVLFGVSVLAAPRRGIVPKLLIRASARRRLLDGKRMREGKERAI
- a CDS encoding metal ABC transporter permease, which gives rise to MNTFYIILTGMLVAGACSMIGCFLVLRKMAMIGDAISHAVLPGIVIAFLASGSRDSIVMMLGASVLGLLTVFLIQLFKQSGVQTEASIGVVFTALFAVGILLISMYASNIDLDLDCVLYGEIAYVPWNTVTIAGFDIGPKALWLVGSMFVINLITIGMLFKQFKICSFDPALAAAVGIPVAFFHYLLMSLVSLTTVASFESVGAILVVGMLVVPPLTAYLLTERLSAMIAISVIAGMLSAVSGYYIAKLLDASIAASMITAAGGLLLLAFLFSPRHGVIGKKLRQKRALTHTAAEHG
- a CDS encoding branched-chain amino acid transporter permease, producing MFFQRFIPFIVFPSGRPTPAYVRYLGKVLPSAALGLLVVYSIKDVRFLSGNHGVPELISIVLVALLHMWKRNMFLSIASGTLVYMFLIQFLF
- the corA gene encoding magnesium/cobalt transporter CorA; the protein is MKIRMVKNGVFTPVEDINETLVPPLNGFYWIDADIDDLALLQPLFHMHDLAVEDCLSEEEQRPKIEVYEGHYFIVINSIRFDDEEIFLRALNIFLGRHFIITVTKQKINELRSLKPVLWEQEVNRPDRFLYHLVDLVVDNYFLVGDRIEVRIERLEEDILMHTKKSHLNEIIGLRSEILWLKKVLGPQRDVIATLNKKTLPLIDDQLQKYFSDIYENAVKITETFDTYRDLMANLREAYQSSLSNRANEIMRIFTALTTIFMPLTLITGIYGMNFDIIPGLHSAQGFYILNAFMLLLGSGMLYLFKKKDWL